The Vibrio astriarenae genome contains a region encoding:
- the pheA gene encoding prephenate dehydratase yields the protein MSDTQYSLDEIRLRLNELDDQLLNLLSERRQMSIEVAKSKVQTSKPVRDASREQELLVKLINNGKSKYQLDAEYITKLFHTIIEDSVLLQQAYLQELANPDHQKPLARVAFLGSKGSYSHLASREFFSRKNMELVELNCEIFKEVAKTVESGHADYGVLPIENTSSGSINEVYDLLQHTTLYIVGELTLPIEHCLVGVSDIRLEEITTLYSHPQPHQQCSEFLSRLKGVKLKTCASTADAMKKVQELNRPDIAAIGNASSGKLYGLQPLQGNIANQTENHTRFIVVARKPVEVSTQIPAKTTLIMSTSQQAGSLVQSLLVLQRYGINMTKLESRPIMGNPWEEMFYVDLEAHLDSKEMQQALVELTKITKHLKVLGCYPTENVKPTQVKLG from the coding sequence ATGAGTGACACTCAGTATTCTTTGGACGAGATTCGACTGCGATTAAACGAACTCGATGACCAGCTACTCAACCTACTCTCTGAGCGTAGGCAAATGAGCATTGAGGTAGCTAAGAGCAAAGTTCAAACGTCAAAGCCAGTTCGTGACGCAAGCCGAGAACAAGAGTTACTGGTGAAGTTGATCAATAATGGCAAGTCTAAGTACCAACTTGACGCTGAGTACATTACTAAACTATTCCACACAATTATCGAAGACTCGGTTCTGCTGCAACAAGCCTACCTGCAAGAATTAGCGAACCCAGATCATCAAAAGCCTCTAGCTCGAGTGGCTTTTCTTGGCTCAAAAGGCTCATACTCTCATCTTGCAAGCCGCGAGTTTTTCTCACGCAAGAATATGGAGCTGGTCGAACTTAACTGCGAGATTTTCAAAGAGGTCGCCAAAACAGTCGAGAGTGGCCATGCAGATTACGGTGTTTTGCCTATCGAAAACACCAGCTCAGGTTCAATCAATGAGGTTTATGACCTACTTCAGCACACGACGCTCTATATTGTGGGTGAACTTACTCTACCGATCGAGCACTGCTTAGTCGGTGTCAGTGACATACGCCTTGAGGAAATCACAACGCTGTACTCACACCCACAACCGCATCAACAATGCAGTGAGTTCCTGAGTCGCCTCAAGGGTGTCAAGCTAAAAACGTGTGCAAGCACCGCAGATGCGATGAAAAAAGTACAAGAGCTCAACCGACCTGATATTGCAGCCATCGGCAACGCATCAAGTGGTAAGCTTTATGGCTTACAGCCACTTCAGGGTAATATCGCTAATCAAACCGAAAACCACACTCGCTTTATCGTTGTCGCTCGTAAACCTGTTGAGGTTTCAACACAGATTCCAGCGAAAACGACTCTGATTATGTCGACCTCTCAGCAGGCCGGGTCTCTGGTTCAAAGTTTACTAGTGTTGCAACGTTACGGCATCAACATGACTAAACTTGAGTCACGTCCAATTATGGGTAACCCGTGGGAAGAGATGTTCTATGTTGACCTAGAAGCACACTTAGACTCGAAAGAGATGCAACAAGCTCTGGTTGAGCTCACTAAGATAACGAAACACCTCAAAGTCCTAGGCTGCTACCCGACTGAGAATGTCAAACCGACTCAGGTTAAATTGGGTTAA